A genomic region of Persephonella marina EX-H1 contains the following coding sequences:
- a CDS encoding SDH family Clp fold serine proteinase encodes MDPTGGLIISQIFWLIFIFLLILPMIKAQTLEWSRERLIKAIETRRKSRVITMIHRQETRSLLGFFMMRFITIEDSEQVLRAIRMTPNNMPIDFIIHTPGGLALAATQIAQALVDHKAPVRVIIPHYAMSGGTLIALAADEIIMDEHAVLGPVDPQLGQEPAASIVNIEKLKEPKDIDDETLIKIDISKKALKQMYENVKGILLKKGYDEETASKIAEELSQGRWTHDYPLTVEYLKNLGLKISTDVPEEVYALMDLYPQPAGTPAVQYIPVPYQRPGNSQPTGSGRS; translated from the coding sequence ATGGATCCTACAGGTGGACTAATTATAAGTCAGATATTCTGGCTTATATTTATATTTTTGCTGATACTCCCCATGATAAAGGCCCAGACATTAGAGTGGAGCAGGGAAAGGCTTATAAAGGCTATAGAAACAAGAAGGAAATCAAGAGTTATCACTATGATACACAGACAGGAGACAAGATCTCTCCTCGGCTTTTTTATGATGAGATTTATAACTATAGAGGACTCTGAGCAGGTTTTAAGGGCTATAAGAATGACACCTAACAATATGCCTATTGATTTTATAATACATACTCCCGGTGGTCTTGCACTTGCCGCAACACAGATAGCACAGGCTCTTGTTGATCATAAAGCACCTGTAAGGGTTATAATACCCCATTATGCAATGTCTGGAGGAACACTTATAGCTCTTGCTGCTGATGAGATAATAATGGACGAACATGCTGTTTTAGGTCCTGTAGATCCTCAGCTCGGTCAGGAGCCTGCCGCATCAATAGTAAATATTGAAAAACTTAAAGAACCGAAGGATATAGATGATGAAACTCTGATAAAGATAGATATAAGTAAGAAAGCCTTAAAACAGATGTATGAGAATGTTAAAGGTATTCTTTTGAAGAAAGGGTATGATGAGGAAACAGCCTCAAAGATAGCTGAAGAGCTGTCACAGGGAAGATGGACACATGATTACCCGCTAACTGTTGAGTATCTAAAGAATTTAGGTCTCAAGATATCAACTGATGTTCCAGAAGAGGTTTATGCACTTATGGATCTGTATCCACAGCCTGCCGGAACACCTGCGGTTCAGTATATACCGGTTCCCTATCAGAGACCGGGAAACAGTCAGCCTACAGGGAGTGGTAGAAGTTAA
- the galT gene encoding galactose-1-phosphate uridylyltransferase, with the protein MPELRYNRLNDTWVIISKERAKRPHDYPLIWEDKKKVDKKSCPFEPGHEHLTPPEVFAIRDPGTKPDQPGWKVRIIPNKFPALKPSEPFFRTSEAIHDLMGGYGFHEVIIDTPDHEKHINDFSVEDLVLMFTAYRERMRQIYSERNIYYVQIFKNHGKEAGKSLYHSHSQLIALPRIPKRVETQIKQCRHYYREKERCLLCDEVSFELREGVRVVHDNDHFIVYTPFASAFPFELKIVPKIHSDDFPSIDDDMIFSLSEAVRVAVRKLDRLLKNPPFNMMLHTSPPRRDLPYDPDYFYQMDRLFHWYVEIFPRMAIHAGFELGTEFFINPTPPEDAAKYLREINID; encoded by the coding sequence ATGCCTGAACTAAGGTACAACAGACTGAATGATACATGGGTAATAATATCAAAAGAAAGGGCAAAAAGACCACATGATTACCCTTTAATCTGGGAAGATAAAAAAAAAGTAGATAAAAAGAGCTGTCCATTTGAACCTGGACATGAGCATCTCACACCTCCAGAGGTATTTGCGATAAGAGATCCGGGAACAAAACCAGATCAGCCTGGATGGAAGGTCAGGATAATCCCAAACAAATTTCCAGCATTAAAACCCTCTGAGCCTTTTTTCAGAACATCTGAGGCTATCCATGATCTTATGGGTGGTTACGGATTTCATGAGGTTATTATTGACACACCTGACCACGAAAAGCATATAAACGATTTTTCCGTTGAGGATCTTGTTCTGATGTTCACAGCATACAGGGAAAGGATGAGGCAGATATACAGTGAGAGGAATATATATTATGTACAGATATTTAAGAATCACGGTAAGGAGGCCGGCAAAAGTCTCTACCACTCACACTCCCAGCTTATAGCACTTCCAAGAATACCAAAAAGGGTTGAGACACAGATAAAACAGTGCAGACATTACTACAGGGAGAAGGAGAGATGTCTCCTGTGTGATGAGGTAAGCTTTGAACTTAGAGAGGGTGTTAGGGTTGTTCATGATAATGATCATTTTATTGTATACACACCTTTTGCATCTGCATTTCCCTTTGAGCTGAAGATAGTTCCAAAGATACATTCTGATGATTTTCCATCAATTGATGATGATATGATATTCTCACTTTCTGAGGCTGTAAGAGTGGCTGTAAGGAAGCTTGACAGACTTTTAAAAAACCCACCTTTCAATATGATGCTTCATACATCACCTCCGAGAAGAGATCTTCCCTACGATCCTGACTACTTTTACCAGATGGACAGACTTTTTCACTGGTATGTTGAGATATTTCCAAGAATGGCCATACATGCAGGTTTTGAACTTGGGACGGAGTTTTTTATAAACCCAACACCACCTGAGGATGCAGCGAAGTATTTAAGGGAGATAAATATAGATTAA
- a CDS encoding citrate/2-methylcitrate synthase: MSKPDYLLFDRNTKAIFWNLNRNAIQRMLDYDYVVGRDPSIVAIVAPTQSRKFDKFFYGTQEIMIPIYKSTPEAAEDFPEADVLLNFASFRTAYDVTMEALDIPTIRTIAITAEGIPERFARIMRIKAKELGKWIIGPATVGGIAPGAFRIANTGGTIENIVNSKLHRPGSVGLVTRSGGLFNELSNVIARNANGIAEGIAIGGDRYPGTDFLDHMLRFEKNPQVKMMVLLGEVGGELEYRVAEAIKDGRITKPVIAWCIGTISKYFGGEVQFGHAGAKAGAERETADAKNEALREAGAYVPKSFNDLPELINGVYEELHSKGEIADIPEPEVPPVPEDYAKAVKAGKVRRPTNFICTISDDRGEEATYCGVPISEVVEKNYSIADVIGLLWFKQKFPDWASKFLDMVIKVVADHGPAVSGAHNTKVTARAGKDLMSSIVTGILTIGPRFGGAIDGAAKYFKMAKEKGMDPVDFVDYMKKVEKIPIPGIGHRIKSTKNPDKRVELLKNFAKENFPSTELLDYALEVEKVTTSKKENLILNVDGTIGVLLVDMFRALGYSDEQIDELINAGAFNAFFVLGRTIGFIGHYLDEKRLDMPLYRHPTDDILYDVKRPEGA; the protein is encoded by the coding sequence ATGAGCAAGCCTGACTACTTACTTTTTGACAGAAACACAAAAGCTATATTCTGGAACTTGAACAGAAATGCTATCCAGAGAATGCTTGACTACGATTATGTAGTCGGAAGAGATCCATCTATAGTAGCTATTGTTGCACCAACACAATCAAGAAAATTTGATAAATTCTTCTACGGAACACAGGAGATAATGATCCCTATCTATAAATCAACTCCTGAGGCTGCTGAAGATTTCCCTGAGGCTGACGTTCTCCTTAATTTTGCCTCTTTCAGAACAGCATATGATGTAACAATGGAAGCTTTAGACATACCTACAATAAGAACAATAGCTATAACAGCTGAAGGTATACCTGAGAGATTTGCAAGAATTATGAGAATTAAGGCTAAGGAGCTTGGGAAATGGATAATAGGTCCGGCTACTGTTGGTGGTATAGCTCCAGGTGCTTTCAGAATAGCAAACACAGGTGGAACAATTGAAAATATAGTAAACTCAAAGCTCCACAGACCGGGCTCAGTTGGTCTCGTAACAAGATCAGGTGGTCTTTTCAACGAGCTTTCAAATGTTATAGCAAGAAATGCTAACGGTATAGCTGAAGGTATAGCTATAGGTGGTGACAGATATCCGGGAACGGACTTCCTTGACCATATGCTCAGATTTGAGAAAAACCCTCAGGTTAAGATGATGGTTCTTCTCGGTGAGGTTGGTGGAGAGCTTGAGTACAGAGTTGCTGAGGCTATAAAAGATGGAAGGATAACAAAACCAGTTATAGCGTGGTGTATCGGAACAATATCTAAATACTTTGGTGGTGAGGTTCAGTTCGGACACGCAGGTGCAAAAGCCGGTGCTGAAAGAGAAACAGCTGATGCTAAAAATGAAGCTTTAAGAGAGGCTGGAGCCTATGTTCCAAAATCTTTTAACGATCTCCCTGAGCTTATAAACGGCGTTTATGAAGAGTTACACTCAAAAGGTGAGATAGCAGATATACCTGAGCCAGAAGTTCCTCCAGTTCCAGAAGATTATGCTAAAGCTGTAAAAGCTGGAAAGGTAAGAAGACCTACTAACTTCATATGTACAATCTCAGATGATAGAGGTGAAGAGGCTACATACTGCGGTGTTCCTATATCAGAGGTTGTTGAGAAGAATTACTCTATAGCCGATGTTATAGGTCTCCTCTGGTTCAAACAGAAGTTCCCTGACTGGGCTTCTAAATTCCTTGATATGGTAATAAAGGTTGTTGCAGATCACGGACCTGCAGTTTCAGGTGCTCACAATACAAAGGTGACAGCGAGAGCCGGAAAGGATCTTATGTCATCAATAGTTACAGGTATACTAACAATAGGTCCAAGATTTGGTGGGGCTATTGACGGAGCAGCAAAATACTTCAAAATGGCTAAAGAGAAGGGAATGGATCCTGTTGATTTTGTTGATTATATGAAAAAGGTTGAGAAGATACCTATACCGGGTATCGGACACAGAATTAAATCAACTAAAAACCCAGATAAAAGGGTTGAGCTTTTAAAGAACTTTGCAAAAGAGAACTTCCCAAGCACTGAGCTTTTAGATTACGCACTTGAGGTTGAGAAGGTTACAACATCAAAGAAAGAAAACCTGATACTTAACGTTGACGGAACGATAGGTGTTCTCCTTGTTGATATGTTTAGAGCTTTAGGTTACTCTGATGAACAGATAGATGAGCTCATAAATGCTGGAGCGTTTAACGCTTTCTTCGTTTTAGGTAGAACTATAGGGTTTATCGGCCACTACCTTGATGAGAAAAGACTTGATATGCCTCTATACAGACACCCAACAGATGATATTCTGTACGATGTTAAAAGGCCTGAAGGGGCATAA
- a CDS encoding dUTP diphosphatase — MREKILDMLELQDRLNRKINENWRDIRSKEDFARATWIECAELVDSLPWKWWKKQEADMDNVKIEVVDIWHFIMSYILMDYEKPEEAVKSFPVDMFIKGVKEDFHNIDIPGEYINHYLGETDTYRKIIFLAERVAEGFLKENLNEGVFFFGLLVKNTISFDELYLLYTGKNILNHIRQEKGYNKGEYRKLINGLEDNQYLFKIVKEVNDKDQLEERIREAFEHLHR; from the coding sequence ATGAGAGAGAAGATACTTGATATGCTTGAGCTTCAGGACAGACTTAACAGGAAGATAAATGAGAACTGGAGAGATATTAGATCAAAGGAGGATTTTGCGAGGGCTACATGGATAGAGTGTGCGGAGCTTGTCGACAGTCTCCCATGGAAATGGTGGAAAAAACAGGAAGCTGATATGGATAATGTTAAGATTGAGGTTGTTGATATATGGCATTTTATAATGTCTTATATACTTATGGATTATGAAAAGCCTGAGGAGGCTGTAAAAAGTTTTCCTGTGGATATGTTCATAAAAGGGGTAAAAGAGGACTTCCACAATATAGATATACCTGGAGAGTATATAAACCATTATCTTGGGGAAACAGATACTTACAGAAAGATAATCTTTCTCGCCGAAAGGGTTGCTGAAGGATTTTTGAAGGAGAATCTGAATGAAGGTGTGTTTTTCTTTGGTCTCCTTGTGAAAAACACTATCTCATTTGATGAGCTCTACCTTCTTTACACAGGTAAAAACATTCTGAATCATATAAGGCAGGAGAAAGGGTACAACAAAGGAGAGTACAGAAAGCTTATTAACGGTCTTGAGGATAACCAGTATCTGTTTAAAATAGTAAAAGAGGTAAATGATAAGGACCAGCTTGAAGAGAGGATAAGAGAAGCTTTTGAACATTTACACAGATAA
- a CDS encoding ATP citrate lyase citrate-binding domain-containing protein, whose protein sequence is MAQRGIREYDGKRILAQNWDEYFDGAFQYDFKSVLITPDTDLDKVPEEHPWVKEMPLVAKPDMLFGKRGKLGLIFFKKEKPGDVTWEDVKEWIKQKMSEEIEINGVKGHLTHFLVEPFVPHKPEEEYYVAITTGEDEDIIYMSAFGGIEVEENWDKVVEVKIPVTASDEEIKKLIEENVPADIKDREKYADFVFRLYKLFRDLHFTYLEINPLVMVDSKIYPLDFVGRVDDTAQFVAGRKWGDLEFPAGFGRDLTPEEKYIKEMDEKSGASLKLTILNPEGRIWTLVAGGGASVVYADTVADLGYVKELANYGEYSGNPSRAETREYVKTVFDLMTRSKHPKGHKILIIGGAIANFTDVAKTFDGIIDAMKEYADKLREIGVRIYVRRGGPNYEVGLKRIKEAAEELGLPIEVYGPETHMTEIVRKAIKEAEEIAA, encoded by the coding sequence ATGGCTCAACGAGGTATTAGGGAGTACGATGGAAAAAGGATCTTAGCCCAGAACTGGGATGAGTATTTTGACGGTGCATTCCAGTACGATTTTAAATCCGTCCTTATAACACCGGATACAGATCTGGATAAAGTTCCTGAAGAACATCCATGGGTTAAAGAAATGCCCCTCGTAGCAAAACCTGATATGCTTTTTGGTAAAAGGGGTAAGTTAGGTCTTATATTTTTCAAAAAGGAAAAACCAGGCGATGTTACATGGGAGGATGTTAAAGAGTGGATAAAACAGAAGATGTCTGAAGAGATCGAGATAAATGGAGTAAAAGGACATCTAACACACTTCCTTGTAGAACCTTTCGTTCCACACAAACCTGAGGAAGAGTACTACGTTGCTATAACAACAGGTGAGGATGAAGATATTATCTATATGTCAGCATTCGGTGGAATAGAAGTAGAAGAAAACTGGGACAAGGTTGTTGAGGTTAAGATACCTGTTACAGCATCTGATGAGGAAATAAAAAAACTTATTGAAGAGAATGTTCCAGCAGATATAAAAGATAGAGAGAAGTATGCAGATTTCGTTTTCAGACTTTACAAGCTTTTCAGAGATCTACACTTCACATACCTTGAGATCAACCCGCTTGTGATGGTTGACAGCAAAATATACCCCCTTGACTTTGTTGGAAGGGTTGATGATACCGCACAGTTTGTTGCAGGAAGAAAATGGGGAGATCTTGAGTTTCCCGCAGGATTTGGAAGGGATCTTACACCTGAAGAGAAGTATATCAAAGAGATGGACGAGAAATCTGGTGCATCTTTAAAACTCACAATTCTGAATCCAGAAGGTAGAATCTGGACACTTGTTGCAGGTGGTGGTGCATCTGTTGTTTATGCTGACACAGTTGCTGATCTTGGATATGTTAAGGAACTTGCAAACTACGGTGAGTACTCAGGTAACCCATCAAGGGCTGAGACAAGGGAGTATGTTAAAACAGTATTTGATCTTATGACAAGATCAAAACACCCAAAAGGACACAAGATTCTCATAATCGGTGGTGCTATAGCTAACTTCACAGACGTAGCTAAAACATTTGACGGAATTATAGATGCTATGAAAGAGTACGCGGACAAACTGAGAGAGATAGGAGTGAGAATATACGTTAGAAGAGGTGGTCCAAACTACGAGGTAGGTCTTAAGAGAATAAAAGAAGCTGCAGAAGAGTTAGGTCTTCCTATTGAGGTTTACGGACCTGAAACTCATATGACTGAGATTGTTAGAAAAGCAATAAAAGAAGCAGAAGAGATAGCTGCATAA
- the truD gene encoding tRNA pseudouridine(13) synthase TruD encodes MEKTVFNWNLKEKPEDFIVSEVAELPVNETGNFYLYMLIKRNMNTKEIAGRYRLGYAGLKDKNALTFQYVSSERFLGDILREKKDSETFFILYLLGKITKRIKIGQLKGNRFSIKLKHRDIKDQDWFINYFDIQRLERNFEKGRKVLMSIPPETSWKKLSWFENFYIDAYLSYLWNKTLMRFLSENFEGYRIYEKTFGFFIPFTDYRYLMENIPKFWPILGYKVKMKDYEIKVYSDILKEEGIDLKEILRILKDLRIKGDYRKTFLRAEDLEIKGDRIQFFLPKGAYATMFLKHIFK; translated from the coding sequence ATGGAAAAAACCGTTTTTAACTGGAATTTAAAGGAAAAACCTGAAGATTTTATAGTGAGTGAGGTGGCAGAACTTCCTGTAAATGAAACTGGAAATTTCTACCTTTATATGCTCATAAAAAGAAATATGAACACAAAGGAGATAGCAGGGAGATACAGACTGGGTTATGCAGGTCTTAAGGATAAAAATGCTCTGACCTTTCAGTATGTATCATCTGAAAGATTTTTAGGAGATATCCTCAGAGAGAAAAAAGACAGTGAAACATTCTTCATACTTTACCTTTTGGGGAAGATAACTAAAAGGATAAAAATTGGACAGCTTAAGGGAAACAGGTTCTCTATAAAGCTTAAACATAGAGATATAAAAGATCAGGACTGGTTTATAAACTACTTTGATATACAGAGGCTTGAGAGGAACTTTGAAAAAGGTAGGAAGGTTTTAATGAGTATTCCCCCTGAAACAAGCTGGAAAAAGCTAAGCTGGTTTGAGAACTTCTATATAGATGCATATCTGAGTTATCTCTGGAATAAAACGTTGATGAGATTTCTCTCTGAAAACTTTGAAGGATACAGGATATACGAAAAAACATTCGGATTTTTTATACCTTTTACAGACTACAGATATCTAATGGAAAATATACCAAAATTCTGGCCTATATTAGGTTACAAGGTAAAGATGAAAGATTATGAGATAAAAGTATACTCAGATATTCTGAAAGAGGAAGGTATAGACCTGAAGGAGATACTGAGAATACTTAAAGACCTCAGAATAAAGGGGGATTACAGGAAGACTTTTTTAAGAGCTGAGGATCTTGAGATAAAAGGTGATAGAATTCAGTTTTTCCTCCCAAAAGGTGCTTATGCAACTATGTTTTTAAAGCATATCTTTAAATAA
- a CDS encoding DUF507 family protein yields MKIPARLVERIVENIIKELSDKHYVEAEDNEKFKKDLLEIINKAIAEEKEIEEQAEKLVEQHMHLIESEDIRYRTAVLKVKEKLAEERNIHLDPEERMNQVAHQIRKYIETDPTIEIFEHPNKIRRKVFEILKQLVKEEKEIDREVRQRIKSYSKKILEGTPEWRILYNRIYEDALKRRGLL; encoded by the coding sequence ATGAAAATACCAGCGAGGCTGGTTGAGAGAATAGTTGAGAATATAATAAAAGAACTTTCAGATAAACATTATGTAGAAGCTGAAGATAACGAAAAATTTAAAAAAGATCTTCTTGAGATAATAAATAAGGCTATAGCAGAGGAAAAAGAGATAGAGGAACAGGCGGAAAAGCTTGTTGAACAGCATATGCATCTTATAGAGTCTGAGGATATAAGATACAGAACTGCCGTTTTAAAAGTGAAGGAAAAACTTGCTGAGGAGAGAAATATACATCTTGATCCTGAAGAGAGAATGAATCAGGTTGCACACCAGATAAGAAAGTATATAGAGACAGACCCTACAATCGAGATATTTGAACATCCAAACAAGATAAGAAGAAAGGTTTTTGAGATTCTAAAACAGCTTGTTAAAGAGGAGAAGGAGATAGACAGGGAGGTCAGACAGAGAATAAAGTCCTACTCTAAAAAGATCCTTGAGGGAACACCTGAGTGGAGGATACTTTACAACAGGATATATGAGGACGCACTGAAGAGAAGGGGATTACTATAG
- the folD gene encoding bifunctional methylenetetrahydrofolate dehydrogenase/methenyltetrahydrofolate cyclohydrolase FolD: MPLILNGKELSETIKKELKLEVESYISKGLRKPALAVILVGSDPASKVYVRRKKESCEYVGISSLSFNLPESTTEVELLELIGKLNGDDDVDGILVQLPLPSHINTQRVIEAINPEKDVDGFHPLNMGKLATGKDDGIIPCTPLGIWIMLKHYRIETFKKDVVVVGASNIVGKPMSLLFLKNEEATVTVCHKNTKNLKDHTQKADILVVAVGKPKLITDDMVKENSVVIDVGINRLEDGKIVGDVDFDNVKDKVSAITPVPGGVGPMTVVSLLINTLSIYRKKHGFSPHPLTEI; encoded by the coding sequence ATGCCGTTAATACTGAATGGAAAAGAACTATCCGAAACGATAAAAAAAGAGCTAAAACTTGAGGTTGAGAGTTACATCTCTAAAGGTCTTAGAAAGCCTGCACTTGCTGTAATACTTGTAGGTTCAGACCCTGCAAGTAAGGTGTATGTAAGAAGAAAGAAGGAATCCTGTGAGTATGTAGGTATAAGCTCTCTCTCATTTAACCTCCCTGAAAGTACAACAGAGGTTGAGCTTTTAGAACTTATAGGGAAGTTAAATGGTGATGATGATGTTGATGGGATACTTGTTCAGCTTCCTTTACCATCACATATAAACACGCAGAGGGTTATAGAGGCCATAAACCCTGAAAAAGATGTTGATGGTTTTCACCCACTCAATATGGGAAAACTTGCCACAGGTAAAGATGACGGTATAATCCCATGTACTCCTCTTGGGATATGGATAATGCTTAAACATTACAGGATAGAAACATTCAAAAAAGATGTTGTTGTTGTAGGTGCAAGTAACATTGTTGGAAAGCCTATGTCACTTCTATTTCTTAAAAATGAAGAAGCAACAGTTACAGTATGCCACAAAAATACAAAAAATCTTAAAGATCATACACAGAAAGCTGATATTCTTGTTGTTGCTGTCGGAAAACCTAAGCTGATAACAGATGATATGGTAAAGGAAAACTCAGTTGTTATTGATGTTGGGATAAACAGACTTGAAGATGGAAAGATAGTGGGAGATGTTGATTTTGATAATGTGAAGGATAAGGTATCTGCTATAACCCCTGTTCCTGGTGGTGTTGGACCTATGACTGTTGTATCACTTCTTATTAACACACTGTCTATATATCGGAAGAAGCACGGTTTTTCTCCCCATCCTTTAACAGAAATCTGA
- the aat gene encoding leucyl/phenylalanyl-tRNA--protein transferase produces the protein MIFRLDKDIWFPDPYNAPKNYPVAIGGDLSPERLLFAYSLGIFPWYSEDEPILWWCPDPRMVLFPEKLRISRSLKKTLKKNIFTVRFDTAFEEVINRCATVERKDQTGTWLVPEMIDAYIRLHSLGYAHSVEVYLGNRLVGGLYGVSLGGVFFGESMFHEVSDASKVAFVHLVQKLKEWDFDMIDCQQSTEHLRRFGAEDISRKQFLDILRLSLKKETKRGNWSEIV, from the coding sequence ATGATTTTCAGATTAGATAAGGATATATGGTTTCCTGATCCATACAACGCCCCTAAAAATTATCCTGTTGCTATTGGTGGAGATCTCTCACCTGAAAGACTTTTGTTTGCTTACTCCTTAGGTATATTCCCATGGTATTCTGAGGATGAGCCTATCTTGTGGTGGTGCCCTGATCCCCGTATGGTTCTATTTCCTGAAAAGCTTAGAATATCAAGAAGTCTTAAAAAGACTCTTAAGAAAAATATCTTTACTGTCAGGTTTGATACAGCATTTGAGGAGGTTATAAACAGATGCGCCACCGTTGAGAGAAAAGACCAGACTGGAACATGGCTTGTTCCTGAGATGATAGATGCATATATAAGACTTCACTCTCTTGGTTACGCCCATTCTGTTGAGGTATACCTTGGTAACAGACTTGTTGGCGGTCTTTACGGTGTTTCTCTTGGTGGTGTTTTCTTTGGAGAGTCAATGTTCCATGAGGTTTCAGACGCATCAAAGGTGGCCTTCGTTCATCTTGTACAGAAATTAAAAGAATGGGATTTTGATATGATAGACTGTCAGCAGTCAACAGAACATCTTAGAAGATTTGGGGCTGAGGATATAAGCCGTAAACAGTTCCTTGATATACTCAGACTGTCTTTAAAGAAGGAAACAAAACGTGGGAACTGGTCAGAGATTGTATGA
- a CDS encoding DUF502 domain-containing protein, whose product MGRWKRQWTVLKIRDIFITGLFVFIPIAITVWLVIWLLTFVNSLILPYIRYIIPIPNIPGVGILLTLILIFVTGLIAQNYFGKKVIDYWDRIINRIPLVRSVYYSIKQMMENLFNSKGKFSKTVLVDFPRKGMLSIGFVANEVELNGEEYYLVYVPTAPNPTSGYTLFVKKSETIHTDLSVEEATRIILSGGLVTKDSVRFLLKDGEKNRASSDI is encoded by the coding sequence ATGGGAAGGTGGAAAAGACAGTGGACTGTCTTAAAGATAAGGGATATATTCATAACAGGACTTTTTGTATTCATACCTATAGCGATAACAGTATGGCTTGTAATATGGCTTTTAACATTTGTTAACAGTCTTATCCTCCCATATATAAGATATATCATACCTATACCGAATATCCCGGGTGTTGGGATACTTCTTACGCTTATTCTTATATTTGTGACAGGTCTTATAGCTCAGAACTATTTTGGTAAGAAAGTTATAGATTACTGGGATCGTATCATAAACCGTATTCCACTTGTGAGATCCGTTTATTACTCTATAAAACAGATGATGGAAAACCTTTTTAACAGTAAAGGAAAGTTCTCAAAAACCGTTCTTGTTGATTTTCCAAGGAAAGGTATGCTCTCAATAGGCTTTGTTGCAAATGAGGTTGAACTGAATGGTGAGGAGTACTATCTCGTTTATGTTCCAACAGCACCAAACCCAACTTCAGGTTACACACTATTTGTTAAAAAAAGTGAGACGATCCATACAGACCTGTCTGTTGAGGAAGCTACAAGGATAATTCTGTCAGGAGGTCTTGTTACGAAGGACAGCGTCAGATTTCTGTTAAAGGATGGGGAGAAAAACCGTGCTTCTTCCGATATATAG